The Nonlabens sp. Hel1_33_55 genome contains the following window.
CACAAAAACGACGTCGATATCTTTTGGGCTGACTTCAAACTGATTTCCTTCGGGTTCTGGAATTCCGTAAGTATTGACTTTTATAACTGTTTGATCTGTCAATAAAAAATGAAGCATTTCCATGGTTTGGAAATTGCTTCGGGATAAAATAATGTTCTTATCTCTACCTTGAAGAACATGCATGATATAATCTGTATCAACTTCCTTCTTTCCTTTGATTGATAAGAACAAATGAAAATTTTGCTTTGACCAAACATCCAGTTTGAGAAGATTATTAGCGATTTCAAGACTCATATCTTGAATTTGTTCATCGCTCAAAAGATCTCTTCTTTTTTGGAATTCTCTACGCAGGTTTCTTTTGCTTTGCATCTTTACTGATATGAAATATAGCGTCACCTTGATAAACCAAAGGGCTGTGATTCACATTGAGTATAAAACCCGAATTAGGCGATTTGACCTTGTGACGCATGGTGCCATATGGATCTGTAATTACAGCAAGAAATTCACCTTTTTCGACGCGCTTTCCATGACTGACTTTAGGATGTAGCAATCCGCTGTATTTTGCCCTGAGCCATTTAGATTCCTTAATAACATTCACAGGAAAATCAGGCTCAATCAATAAATCAGGTTGTGAGAGCATTCCCAGGTGATTTAAAACTCTAATAGCTCCATTGACCGCAAC
Protein-coding sequences here:
- a CDS encoding 5-formyltetrahydrofolate cyclo-ligase; amino-acid sequence: MQSKRNLRREFQKRRDLLSDEQIQDMSLEIANNLLKLDVWSKQNFHLFLSIKGKKEVDTDYIMHVLQGRDKNIILSRSNFQTMEMLHFLLTDQTVIKVNTYGIPEPEGNQFEVSPKDIDVVFVPLLAIDKKGNRVGYGKGFYDRFLSQCRPDIVKVGVSLFEPIDFEISTDPSDVSMNQLVTPSGIISF